GACGCGAACGCCCCGGCCGTTTGGGCCGGGGCGTTCGTTCATCTAGCGGGTGCTTGGTGCTGGCTGCTACGCGAACGACGATCCGGCCGACGGGACGTACCCGACGAGAATTTTCGCTACCGGAAGACCGAATCGCGCTGCGATCATGCCGAACGACCGTAGCATGCCGCTCGGGTGACGGTCAAGCGGAAGGCTCGGCGACGGCCGGGTTCTCGAGCGCGCCGATCCGCTCGATCTCGACCCGCACGCGCTCACCGGGCTTGATCCAGCGGCGCGGGTTGCGCGACATGCCGACGCCGGCCGGCGTCCCGGTCGCGACGATGTCGCCCGGCTCGAGCGTCATCACCGCCGACAGCTCGGCCACCAGCCGCGGCACGGAGAAGACCATCTGCGCCGTCGAGGAGTCCTGCAGCACCTCGCCGTCGATCGAGCACGCGATGCGCAGCGCGTTGGGATCGGGGATCTCGTCGGCGGTGACGACGTACGGGCCGCACGGGCCGTGCGTGTCCCAGACCTTGCCCATCGTCCACTGCGAGGTGCGCGCCTGGTAGTCGCGCACGCTGACGTCGTTGAAGCAGGTGTAGCCGCCGATCACCGCCAGCGCGTCGGCTTCGGCGACGTGCCGCGCGCGCGTCCCGACGACGAACGCCAGCTCGGCCTCGTAGTCGACGCGGTGCG
The Candidatus Sulfotelmatobacter sp. genome window above contains:
- a CDS encoding fumarylacetoacetate hydrolase family protein, producing the protein MKLCTFRAGGPDRVGAWTERGIVDLLAADPDLPDSVAGVLAGGPAVLARAARAADAAGPAYRSRRDEIELRPPVPNPAKIICIGLNYRDHAAEVKLELPSFVAVFAKWPNTLIADGDPIVIPAASHRVDYEAELAFVVGTRARHVAEADALAVIGGYTCFNDVSVRDYQARTSQWTMGKVWDTHGPCGPYVVTADEIPDPNALRIACSIDGEVLQDSSTAQMVFSVPRLVAELSAVMTLEPGDIVATGTPAGVGMSRNPRRWIKPGERVRVEIERIGALENPAVAEPSA